The genomic stretch CCCACTAGCAATGAACACCCCACAAGCCCACacttgggttttttggttttttttctctcacacagggtcttgccctgttgcccaggctggagtgcagtggagcaatcatggctcactgcagcctcaaactcctgggctcaagcgatcctcccacctcagcctcctgagtagctgaacaatagatgtgagccaccatgtctggttcatttttaaatttgtgtgcagatggggtcttgctatgcggCTCAAgctgccctcaaactcctgggctcaagcaatcctcctgcttggcctctcaaagtgctcagattataggAAAGATATGAGCcttgccaaattaaaaaaaaaaaaaaaaaactgtttgtagaggctggtctggaactcctggtatTGAGCAATCCTCAcctctcagcttctcaaagtgctgggattacaagtgtgagccaccatgcctagcttacttttcttcagaattaaaaaggtttttaaaaacccCTGTCCCGCCCCAGTCCTATCTCATCTCACTGAATGGCTCCCCCTTACATCTGCTTCCTAAAAACAAAGTCCTGGCTGTCATCCTTGGTGACTCGTTTCCTCCCATCCCAGCTTGGATCCATCAGCATTTATCCACTCACTAACTCCaagatttattaagcatctactggGGCCAGGCATTAAATCCCCCATGGACCAAGTACAGCACAGATACCTGAGGGGAAAGGGAACAAAAATACCCCgggtcggctgggcgcggtggctcacgcctgtaatcccagcactttgggaggccaagacgggtggatccccgaggtcaggagttcaagatcagcctggccaacatggtgaaatcccatttctgctaaaaatacaaaaattagctgggtgtggtggtatgcgcctgtagtcccagctacttgggaggctgaggcaggagaattgcttgaacccaggagacagaggttgcagtgagccgagatggcgccactgcactccagcctgggtgacaagagcaaaactccaccccTGCCCCCGCCAAAAAATACCCAGCGTCAGAACCTGCAGTCGCTGACCCTATCAGTTCCTTCACAGTTGGCCCTCCTCCTCTCACCTCTCTACCTCTGCACACACCTGAGACACGCCTGGCAGCCATGCTGGCCTCTGTCCTTCCTGGAACATTCCAGGAGACATTCCAGGGTGCTCCCCAGGGTCCAGCTTGGCTTTAGGGGTTCCCCCATTTTTGCCTAGAATGCTCTCTCACCAGATTTTTGCATGGTGCACCCTCTCTTCTTCAAGCCATCAAACGTTACCTCCGCGAGGCCCTCCGACCACCATATTTGAAATTATGACACCCCCACGCCCAGTGCTGCCAGCCCTTTGCCCCGCTTCGCTTTCTCCTAACCACTTGACTTCCTGACTGTGTTGATTGTCTTTCTTCCCCAACGAGAATGCAACCCTCGTGAGGACGGGGACTTGGCTGTTTTCCTCACTGCTACACCCTGGGTCAACAGTCTTGGgatacagtagatgctcaataaatatttgatgactgACTCCATACAACCCCACTGTACGGTGAGTCCTATtctccttcattttacagatctCTCCCAAGGTTCAGAGGGgagaggtgacttgcccaagaccacacagcaaACACGGCAGGGCAGAGGCCGCTGGCCTGTCCTTACAGAGGAGCCTCCCATTATTCCTCCAGGAAGTCAGACAGATcaaggtttgaatcctggctctgcccttgcTGGCTTCCTGGCCAAGTTGTCACCTTCCTGGATAAGCCTTTTCGCTCTCTGATTCTCACTCTCCTCATCCCTCCCTAAAAGGAGGGCCGAGTGAGGTAGTGCCACAGGGTGTGTGCCTCGTGGGAGGGGAGCCCCAAAGCCCTCCACTGCTGTCCCCCCGGGGTGCAGGCCCACCTTGACCTGGGCATAGaagctgcccaggctgcagcacacGCGGCACTCGAGCATGGCGTCGTCGCTGTTGTGGGCATAGCGCAGGGCCTTCTCGAAGCTCTCCAGGGCCTTCTGGAAGACGCTGAGGCCCAGGAAGGCATTGCCCATGCTCAGGCTGACCTGGCCTCCGAGCTGGGCACCTGCCCTGGTACCAGGCAGCCCAAGGCAGGTCTTGCAGTAGGAGATGGTCTTGTGGAACTCGCACAGCTTCTCGTTGCTGCGTGCCAGGTTCAGGTAGCTCTCCAGGAGGAAGTCAGCATCCTCCAGCTCCCGGGCTGTGTCGATCTGGACCACAGCGAACTGCACACCGCGACGGTGGGCAGGTGGGGCTCAGCCTGGACTCTGAGCCTTGGACCCCAGCCTGCACTGCAGGCTCAGACCTGGAAgccccacacccaccccccaGCCTCACACCCAAAGCAGCAGATCCCAAAGCTTCAGATCCAGAGCTTCCACCCGCCAGCCTCGGCTACCTTCCCTACACCCCAGCCtcacctcccaagctcaggctCGCAGCCTTCACCTTCTATCCCAAGCCTCAGATCTGGAgtctcccccacccacccacccccagcctcaaCCCTGGAGCCCACGCCCCTCCAGGCTCAGATACAGAACACCAGACAGGGAGGCTGAAACCTACACTGGGCTTGAGACCCACAAACCCTCGACCCTGAGGCTGGAGAACCTCAGTCTCAGAGACTCGGACACCACAGTTCAAGGCCACAGGCCTGAATCTGATGCCAAGACTCAGTATCTAAGACCCAGGGCCTTAGATATAAATTCAGAACCTCGGGCCCCGGCTGCCAGCCTGTGGGACACGGGGGAGCCCAAGGAGGCCGAGAGGGGACTGGGGAGCCTGGGAGACATCCGGCCCCAGCCTGACCCTTGAACGCCCCCAGGCCGGGTGCACCCACCTTCAGCATCTCCTTGTAGCGTCCCATCTCCGAGTGGGCCGTGACCAGGCAGCCCAGCACGCGGAAGCGCCCCATGAGGTCCGAGCTCTTCTCCAGCACCTTCGTCCACACCTGCAATGCCTTCTCTGTCTGGTTGGACTGGTACAGCTGGAGCCCCTTCTCGATCTGCTGCTTGGTCTGGTCCTGCCCCATCCTCCCCAAGCCCTGTGCCCCACGTGGGGTGATCCCTGGTGGCTCCGTGCCTCTAGGCACTCATGGCGCAGGAATCACAGTGCCGGCTGCCCCCCGAAACGTGGGAACAAAAGCAGCATCGGGTGGGAGCCAGAGTGGGGCCTGGATGGACAGCAGGCGCCACCCTGGGAACAAAGCTGGTTCAGCCCCTGTCCGCAGCTGTTCCTGCCAGTTGGGGCCACGTGGCCTCTGAGGAATGTCAGCAGCAAGGTCACGTGGGCCTCTGCCGCACCCACCTACGAGCTGGGACGTGGCTTCCCCGAGCATACAGGCACCTTGCCACCTGGGCACCCCCTTGGGTGTCCCTTCGGCACCTCCGACACTGACCCTGACCGCCCTGGCAGCACGGGCCCTCCCAGCAGCCTCGCCAAGGGGCCAGCTCCAGCAAGTGGGCAGGCCTTGGGCCAGAGGTGCTCGGGGGAAGGAGAGCGAGGATGGACCTGCAGGTCCGGGGAAGCCAGGTGAGTGCCCAGCCCTGCTTCTCCCCCATCAAGACATCCCCCATCAAGACACCCCCCACCTTCTCCCCCATCAAGACACCCCCCTGGCTCTGTTCCTGAAATCCACTGAGCGCCGTGGGTCACTCATCCAGGCCCAGGCCGACACCATTCACCAACTCTCACCTTAGAGAGTCTGGGAAAGACCTCCAGCTGGTGAGAGGCCTGAGCTCTAGCCTGGCTTCCTTCGAACTCCCAGTGGGACCCTAGCCAAGTGACCTGGCACCGTGGACTGAAGAGACGAATGGTACCTGGCTCACTGGCCTGCTATGAGAACTCAATGACGAGAGAGTTGAGAAGGACTTAGGACAGTACCCGGCACAGGAAACCCCGTATGTGCTGCACGAGGCTATTTTGCTCTGTGGCAAATGCCCACCCGGGCCAGAACCCAGCCCTTGAAGTTTCAATGTCTCACTCCAATCCCAACCCCGGGCTGAAAGGGTCCTCGTAATGAGCTTTAACACCAGATACTGTGGAGAAGAGCAAGGTCTTACATAGTACTGGGGCCCCCGCCAGCAGGCCAGCTCGTCCagtccctctttctcctctctctgcatGCCAGCCTTCTTCCTGCCCCAGGGCAAAAGTTTATCCTTTCTGGCTGggcaattcagtggtttttagcatattcacagagaTGCACATTAATTGCcactaattctagaacattttaatcaccccAAAAAGGAGACGCACACCCATCAGCAGTTACACCACTCCATTCCCCACCTTGATATGACTGAATCATGTCCCCCCCCAACCAAATGCATATGTTTAAGTACTAACACTCAGTATCTCATAAGATGACtgtctttggagacagggtctttaaagggtaattaaggtaaaatgaagtcACATGGTACCTCATCCAGTAAGACTGGTATCCCCCCaaccccttttttttgagacagggtctctgtcacccaggctggagtgcagtcgtgcagtcacagctcactgcaacctctacctcctaggctcaagcgaccctcccacctcagtctcctgggcagCAGAGACCACAGCCGtctagtttttgtagagatgggtttcaccatgttgcccaggctggtcttaaacttctggaggtggaggtttcagtgagccgtgattgagccactgcactccagacttagcaacagagcaagaccttgtctcaaaaaataaacaataaatttttatttttaaaaattattttattttggagatggagttttgttcttgttgcataggctggagtgcagcggcacaatctcagctcactgagacctctacctcccgggttcaagcaattctcctgcctcagcctcccaagtagctgggatgacaggtgtacgccaccacacctggctaattttttgtatttagtagagacagggtttcaccatgttggtcaggctggtctcgaactcctgaccttagttgatccacctgcctcagagcctcccaaagtattggggttataagcatgtgccaccatgcccgaccacaattccttttttttttttttttttgagacggagtctctctctgtcgcccatgctggagtgcagtggcacaatctcggctcactgcaagctccgcctcccgggttcacgccattctcctgcctcagcctctccgagtagctgggactacaggcacccgccaccacgcccggctaatttttttgtatttttagtagagacggggtttcactgtggtgtcgatctcctgacctcgtgatccgcccgcctcggcctcccaaagtgctgggattacaagcgtgagccaccgcgcccggccttttttttttttttttttttgaggcagagtttccctctgtcgcccaggctgaagtgcggtggtgccatcttggctcactgcaacctttgcctcccaggttcaagcgattctcctgcctcagcctcctgaggagctgggattacaggtgcgcaccaccacgcctggctaatttttgtatttttagtagagacggggtttcaccatgttggtcaggctggtctggaactcctgactttgcgttctgcccacctctgcctcccaaagtgttgggattacaggcgtgagcccccgcacctggcccacaataaatgtttaaaaaggacACAGTCACATAGAAGAAGAGCACGTGGAGACACAGGGAGGAGATGGCCCAGGAGCAAGGCCTTACAATGAAACCAACTCTGCCAAttccttgaccttggacttctagcctccagaactgtgagaaaataaatttctgttatttaagccacctgGTGTCTATGGATCTGTCTATTGTGGACCCTTCATaggaatggaatcatacaatgtgtggccatctgtgactggcttctttaacttggcataatgttttcaagattcaacTATGTTTTCAACCGTTATCAGAACTTCATTACTTATTGTGGTTGGTTAATACTCGTCGTCTGGATATACATTTTGTTGATTCATcagttaatgggcatttgggttgtttcatttttggctaatgtgaataatgatgctataaaaattcatgtacaaattgggctgggcacagcggctcacgcctgtaatcccagcacactaggaggctgaagcaggcagatcacttgagcccaggagttggagaccagcctgggaaacatagtgagaccccgtatctacaaaaaatacaaaagaaaattagctgggtgtgtggtgcacagctgtggtcccagctactcgggatgctgaggcaggagaatcacttgagcctaggaggtcggactgcagtgagccgcaatcgtgccactacactccagcctgggtgacagagcgagaccctgtttcaaaaaaataaaaaattcaggtaCAAGGTTTTATggggacatgttttcatttctcttaggtatatgCTTGGAGCAGAAGTGTGAGTAATATGGCAACTGTTACATTCTGGTACCTGCCTACCtgtctgccccagggcctttgcacctccTAATTCCTTCTCTGTTCACCACACCCACACTCTGCCTCTTAAGTCATAATTAGGATAAATCAGCATATTATCCTCTCATTGAATTACATTGCATTCTGACACAGGACTTatctctataattttattttgagacagggtctcactttgtcgcccaggctggagtgcagtggtgcaatctaggctcactgaggcctcaacctcctgggctcaagcaaccctcccacctcaaccccaaaaagtagctgggattacaggcacatgccaccaggcccagctaatttttatatttttagtagagatggggttttgccatgttggccaggctggtttcgaactcctgtgctcaagtgatccgctggcctcagcatcccaaagtgctgggattacagccgtgagccactgcgcccagcctctctataattttttattagtgAGGTTGTTTGCTGAATGTCTTTATTCTTCACTCAAATGAGGTCATATGGCTGGGCCCTAACCCAGGGCAGGACTTTGTCTCCTTCACTACTGACTATATTCCCAGAGCAAGGCCCAGCACACTGTGGCCCctcaataaatgtcaaatatCGGTGAatggggaagaaggggaggaaagaCGGCTTCACTGGGAAATTCAGAGCAACTACACCGCCTGCTTCCTGAGAGCCCAACGGGTCAGAGGGGGCGCTCTGGGGGTCAGAAGGCAAACGCCCCAGGCTCAGCAGAGGCAGAGTGGGTGCAGGCCCTGGGACAGGTGGCTGGGCAAGGCCACCTGGACTCCCCACAGGAGTGCTCCTAAgcctgggaaagggagggagagctggCTGGGGTCTTCTCTCATCTCAGGGAGGCCTGGGTTGATGCTGAGCTGCAGATGGGAGGGAAGCTGGGCCCACAGGGAAGGTGTGAAGGGCCAGCAGATTCTCCCCACTGCAATGCCCAGACACTGTTCACACTGAGTCTCTGGCAGGAAGGAATGGAAGAAGGGCAGCCTGCATCTACAACCCAACAGAGTTGGGGACCACAGCCTTCCTCTTTCCTGGGGAACCCAAATGACCTCAAAACTTGAAAACTTGATGGGATCAAGCTGTCCTTTCCCTGAGACAGCTCTTTGCTCATCTGACTTCAGTGATGGGAATATGCCCATACTTGCTTGTTCTAGGTAGCAGAGTACCTTATGTTTCCTTGaaacatttcatttcttctttattattatttttttgagatggagtttttcactcttgtcgcccaggctggagtgccgtggtggtgagaggtgaagccagctggacttcctggatGGAGTGgtgacttggagaacttttctgtagctaactagaggtttgtaaaatgcaccaatcagtgctctgtaaaaacacaccaatcggcGTTCCGTAGCTAGAGATTTGTAAAATagaccaatcagcaccctgcaaaatggaccaatcagtgctctgtaaaatgggccaatcagcaggacatgggtagAGACAAATAGGGGAATAAAAGCTGCCTCCCCCCTCCACCGCCACCACCcccaagccagcagcagcaaccagctcaggttcccttccacactgtgggagctttgttcttttgctctccacaataaatcttgctgttgctccctctgtgggtccgcaccacctttaagagctgtaacactcaccacaaaggtccacggcttcattcttgaagtcagcgagaccacgaacccactagaaggaaccaactccagacacagtgggatctcggctcactgcaacctctgcctcctgggttcaagcaattctcctgcctcagcctcccaagaagctggaattacaggcgagcacaaccacacctggccaagttttgcagttttagtagagacggggttctacCATGTTGGTCTCCAACTtttggccttaagtgatctgcccgcctcagcctcccgtgagccaccatgcccggcctcaaaaaTTTCATTTCTGAGCACGTTTTCCAGAAATGAGCGACTGTAGTTAGGTTAAGGGCATGCTCCTCTATGGCAAGGGCTGTGGTTTACTTGTCTTTGTACTACTAGTAACTAACGGCGTGGCCCCTGGCAAGGTAAGAGGAGACCAACAGAAGAATCCTAACTAACATTCTAACATTTTCTGAGTTAAGCATTTCTTCCagtttacaaataaggaaactgaggcatggagaggtaAGCTGACCTGCCCAAGACCGCACTGCCATCTGCTGGTCCTAGACAGCTGGGACCAGAAGCGGTGTGGTTGTAGGAGtctcggtttttttttttttgagatggaatctagctctgttgccgaggctggagtgcaatggcgcaatcctggctcactgcaacgtccacctcccgggtccaagcgattctcgtgcctcagcctcctgagtagctggaattataggtgcgcgccaccactcctgactaatttttttttattatttttagtagagacggggtttcatcatgttgtccaggctggtctcgaactcctgacctcaggtgatatgcctgcctcggcttcccaaagtgctgggattccaggtgtgagtcaACACACTTGGCCAGGAGTCCCATTCTTAACCATTATACTGTACTAGAAAGGAGGCGAGGACAAGGGAGATGGAGAAAGTGGAGAACAGAACAATAGTTTTCCGGAATTCATTGCGATCTTTACCTGAATGAAGCACAGCAAAGTCACTGGGAACTTATCTAAAGCTGTAGCCTGGGTGGGCAGAAGAAATGTATTAAGGAGAGGGTAAAGAGTTAAGACTTGCTTACCAATGCCCAGTAGATGAAAAGCCCTGGAAGGTGTTAGGGAACAGCCACAAAATGAAATGGTCTTTTCAGGGCCACTTAACCGCACAAGGTGGTGAGACAGTTGGGGGATTCAGGGCTATCACCAGAGTGCCTGCTGTGCCAGGTGCCAGCTGCACACCTCACATTTTAGATCCCTGTTTTATAATCAAAAGTAGAAAATTAAGTTTGGGCCTGAAGCGAGAGTCACAATCTGGCATGTGAGGACTGAATATTTCTGAGTTGGTTGGCAACATTTGTTATCTAGGAGATTTTACGTAAAAATCTACATTTCCTTGCTTCTCTTCAAGAGTGGATGCTTGGCccggtgcaggggctcacgcccgtaatcctaccactttgggaagctgaggcgggcagatcacctgagctcaagagttcgagacctgcctggccaatatgatgaaacttcGTCTccatggaaaatacaaaaaattagccaggcatggtggcatgcacctgtagtcccagctactcaggaggcagaggcacgagaattgcttgaacctgggaggtggaggtggcagtgagccgagattgtgccattgtactccagcctgggtgacaagagcataattctgtctcaaaaaaaaaaaaaaaaaaaaaaaagtggaaactcATGCATGCTCAGACCTTGACTGCCTACCAACCACTCAAGTGGTCTGGGTCTGGCCCCAAGAGACCATGAATGTCATACCAATTCATTCATTGGAACCATGCACCCCTGACTCCCTGTTCTTGCCTTGACACTGAAGCCAAATGCCACTTGTCTCATGCTGGCCTCCTTTCACAAGAGTACGTCACAGTTGCAGCCCCTGCTCCAGATGCGTGACGAATGTAACTGGAGGGGACAGTCCCAGGGTCCCTCTACCATGACTATCGGGATTCTTGGGAAGTCTCCCCCTCTTACCAAGTTAGTTTCCCCAATTAAAAAgatattggccgggcgtggtggctcacgcctgtaatcccagcactttaagaggctgaggcaggtggatcacaaggtcaagagatcgagaccatcctgcccaacatggtgaaaccccgtctctactaaaaatacaaaaattagctggcgtggtggtgcgcgcctgtagtccccgctatttgggaggctgaagcaggagaatcgcttgaacccgggaggcagaggttgcagtgagtcgagattgcgccactgcactccagcctggccatagagcaagactctgttccaaaaaaaaaaaaaaagatatcacctCTCTGGCACGTTTTctgtgaaaatcaaatgagatgataAAATAACTTGCTTTGAAAAGAAGCCATTGAACTAACATCCCTCTATTGGCTTATTATTTACGATggtgaaaaactagaaagaatctgtGTCTGATAGAAGGGTGTTCATAAACATGAAGTGTTATGTAGACTCTAAATAAGGAAGCAGTAGATACCTGTGCACCCAGATGGAAGGGAGCCCAGGGCATAGTAACTTAAAAAAGCAAGCTGCAGGC from Nomascus leucogenys isolate Asia chromosome 15, Asia_NLE_v1, whole genome shotgun sequence encodes the following:
- the RAPSN gene encoding 43 kDa receptor-associated protein of the synapse isoform X2; translation: MGQDQTKQQIEKGLQLYQSNQTEKALQVWTKVLEKSSDLMGRFRVLGCLVTAHSEMGRYKEMLKFAVVQIDTARELEDADFLLESYLNLARSNEKLCEFHKTISYCKTCLGLPGTRAGAQLGGQVSLSMGNAFLGLSVFQKALESFEKALRYAHNSDDAMLECRVCCSLGSFYAQVKDYEKALFFPCKAAELVSNYGKGWSLKYRAMSQYHMAVAYRLLGHLGSAMECCEESMKIALQHGDRPLQALCLLCFADIHRSRGDLELSQLKLHCLSESIYRSKGLQRELRAHVVRFHECVEETELYCGLCGESIGEKNSRLQALPCSHIFHFRCLQNNGTRSCPNCRRSSMKPGFV